In Actinomyces sp. zg-332, the following proteins share a genomic window:
- the yaaA gene encoding peroxide stress protein YaaA: MQGVATKVLIPTAKQLSSTAQSFDTVTLGEKTKRIVNELHSKSLTDIAKLYKISDKQAVEVKKYFEDLYSNTYSCYKALDLFDGLMYRNICVDTSKPEIQDFIDSHIYITSSLYGIINATDLISKHRLDFMQPIKIDNLSLKNYWQDSYDNFIKDESLVISLLSSEFEEVFSKECRDKFIKLVFAEKKEGKLKIHSTISKKARGKFLSELINKQIKTITEIKTITFDGFTYCKDLSESNKLFFIKEL; the protein is encoded by the coding sequence ATACAAGGAGTAGCCACGAAAGTTCTAATTCCGACTGCTAAGCAATTATCAAGCACAGCCCAAAGTTTTGACACTGTTACTTTGGGTGAAAAAACAAAGAGAATCGTAAATGAGTTGCATTCAAAATCACTAACCGATATAGCCAAACTTTATAAAATAAGCGATAAGCAAGCTGTTGAAGTAAAAAAGTACTTTGAGGATTTATACTCAAATACTTACTCGTGTTATAAGGCTTTGGATTTATTTGATGGGCTAATGTATCGAAATATATGTGTTGATACTTCTAAACCTGAAATACAAGACTTCATTGACTCACACATTTATATAACTTCTTCACTGTACGGAATAATAAATGCTACTGATTTGATTTCTAAACACCGTTTAGATTTTATGCAACCTATAAAAATTGACAACCTTTCACTCAAAAACTACTGGCAAGACAGCTATGATAATTTTATAAAAGACGAAAGCTTAGTAATTTCTTTATTATCTAGTGAGTTCGAAGAAGTATTCTCAAAAGAATGCAGAGATAAGTTCATAAAATTAGTATTTGCCGAGAAAAAAGAAGGAAAACTAAAGATTCACTCCACTATTTCAAAGAAAGCACGTGGAAAATTCTTATCTGAACTAATCAACAAGCAAATAAAAACTATTACAGAAATTAAAACGATTACTTTTGATGGTTTTACCTACTGCAAAGATTTATCAGAAAGTAACAAGTTATTTTTTATCAAAGAATTGTAG
- a CDS encoding DUF3000 family protein, which produces MNNVPQDFVRALESIKSYSLPKFVHVQEVPLKPTVSPYCAGLTAHISSSESMFADGKFILLYDPQTQVGWDSTFRIIVMFSSILTQDLIEEHLIGQVAWSWLTESLDTYTNNYVNLNGTVTKHHTDSFGGLRLKDQQGKIEIRASWSPIFKSTEDINLSSHLHGFFNMLETLSGRALSSPYLQAI; this is translated from the coding sequence ATGAACAATGTGCCACAAGATTTTGTACGCGCATTAGAGAGCATAAAATCGTATTCTCTTCCAAAATTTGTTCATGTTCAGGAAGTTCCTTTAAAACCCACAGTATCTCCGTACTGTGCAGGACTTACAGCACATATTTCTAGCTCTGAATCAATGTTCGCTGATGGAAAATTCATATTGCTATATGACCCACAAACTCAAGTAGGTTGGGATAGCACTTTCCGTATCATAGTAATGTTTTCATCTATTCTTACCCAAGATTTGATTGAAGAACATTTAATCGGACAAGTAGCTTGGTCATGGCTGACCGAGTCTCTAGACACGTATACAAATAACTACGTTAATCTAAACGGAACTGTAACAAAACATCACACCGATTCTTTTGGCGGCCTTAGATTAAAAGATCAGCAAGGCAAAATAGAGATACGTGCATCTTGGTCCCCCATTTTCAAATCTACCGAAGACATAAATTTATCTTCACATCTACATGGATTTTTCAATATGCTTGAAACACTATCAGGACGAGCATTATCTTCACCATATTTACAAGCAATATAA
- a CDS encoding HIT family protein, translating to MEIENGQDFVGIPDDSNRLWTPHRMAYIGGENKPKTKDSSACPFCTIPEKSDEEALIVYRGQYCYVVMNLYPYNSGHILVVPYRHIPDYTDLTFEERIEFGEITAKAMRVIRVANKPDGFNLGMNQGAIAGAGIAAHLHQHIVPRWGGDANFFPIIAKTKALPQLLGDVRQLFANTWEQVD from the coding sequence ATGGAAATTGAAAATGGGCAAGATTTTGTAGGGATACCTGACGATTCAAATAGGCTATGGACTCCACACCGTATGGCTTATATCGGTGGTGAGAATAAGCCTAAAACAAAAGATTCGTCTGCTTGTCCATTTTGCACTATTCCTGAAAAAAGCGATGAAGAAGCTTTAATAGTTTATAGAGGACAATATTGTTACGTGGTAATGAATTTGTATCCATATAACTCTGGTCATATACTAGTTGTTCCTTATCGCCACATACCTGATTATACTGATTTGACTTTTGAAGAACGTATAGAGTTTGGTGAAATTACTGCTAAAGCTATGAGGGTAATTCGAGTAGCTAATAAACCTGATGGCTTCAACTTAGGAATGAATCAAGGAGCTATTGCAGGAGCAGGTATTGCGGCTCATTTACATCAGCATATAGTTCCGCGTTGGGGAGGGGATGCTAACTTCTTCCCAATTATTGCTAAGACTAAAGCCTTACCTCAGCTTTTGGGTGATGTAAGACAACTATTCGCAAACACTTGGGAGCAAGTCGATTAA
- the pgsA gene encoding phosphatidylinositol phosphate synthase, with translation MLGQHGRKFTSFIFSPIVNILYKKKVHPDTVTIFGTVLACLVAVLTIPLGFAWQGAIILGVILFSDSVDGMLARKMGISGPYGAFLDSVLDRISDGVIFASISFYCAYYMSGVIGHVTFVVSLILMVFSTTVPYARAKGQAYNVEPKIGIAERGDRLVIALVALGFTDMGLGNWIILLALVYLALASAYTTYQRIMYVKKHLATNN, from the coding sequence ATGTTAGGTCAACACGGACGTAAGTTTACTAGTTTTATTTTTTCACCTATTGTAAATATCCTTTACAAGAAAAAAGTTCATCCAGATACTGTAACAATTTTTGGTACAGTATTGGCTTGTCTAGTGGCAGTTTTGACAATTCCTTTGGGTTTTGCTTGGCAAGGAGCAATTATACTCGGTGTAATACTATTTTCTGATTCTGTTGATGGAATGTTAGCTCGTAAAATGGGAATCAGTGGTCCTTATGGTGCTTTTTTAGACTCTGTGCTTGACCGTATATCAGACGGAGTTATTTTTGCCAGTATAAGCTTTTACTGTGCCTATTACATGAGCGGTGTTATTGGACACGTAACATTTGTTGTTTCCCTCATATTGATGGTTTTTTCAACTACTGTTCCATATGCTCGTGCCAAGGGACAGGCTTATAATGTTGAACCTAAAATAGGTATTGCTGAGCGAGGGGATAGGCTAGTTATTGCTCTTGTAGCATTAGGATTTACCGATATGGGCTTGGGGAATTGGATTATTCTGCTGGCTTTAGTCTATTTGGCTTTGGCTAGTGCATATACTACTTATCAACGAATAATGTATGTGAAAAAACATTTAGCTACGAATAACTAA
- a CDS encoding type 1 glutamine amidotransferase, with protein sequence MTKKILAIQHDEDVPIGNFQKWILDYDPSIEIEIIYAREKEIPVDCDTPVILFGGENNAYDHEKAPWLIKEKELICNLVKKNIPVFGICLGHQLGCVALGGEVEVSHPRGREVGVHKITLSALADDEPALAEYKQQLSEGEEIFVPEWHSDAVTAVPPKGKILASSDKYIQAVRCGSFLGTQFHPEVNINTMEKWTKDRADKKEILDEYNNKRKEIEKFGQTLLVGFLDSIK encoded by the coding sequence ATGACTAAAAAAATACTGGCTATACAACATGATGAAGATGTTCCAATCGGTAACTTTCAAAAATGGATTCTAGATTACGATCCTAGTATCGAAATTGAAATTATTTATGCGCGTGAAAAGGAAATTCCTGTCGATTGTGATACTCCAGTTATTCTTTTCGGTGGGGAAAATAATGCTTATGATCATGAAAAAGCACCATGGCTAATTAAAGAAAAAGAACTAATCTGTAATCTTGTAAAGAAAAATATACCAGTATTTGGAATCTGTTTGGGCCATCAATTAGGTTGCGTAGCTCTAGGTGGAGAAGTTGAAGTATCTCACCCTAGAGGCAGAGAAGTTGGTGTACACAAAATCACATTATCAGCTTTGGCTGACGATGAACCAGCTCTAGCTGAATACAAACAGCAACTATCAGAAGGCGAAGAAATATTTGTCCCAGAGTGGCACAGCGATGCAGTGACTGCTGTTCCACCTAAAGGAAAAATCCTAGCTTCATCTGATAAATATATACAAGCTGTACGTTGTGGTTCTTTCCTAGGCACACAATTCCACCCAGAAGTAAATATTAATACTATGGAAAAGTGGACTAAAGACAGAGCAGATAAAAAAGAAATCCTAGACGAATACAATAATAAACGCAAGGAAATTGAAAAATTCGGTCAAACTTTACTAGTGGGTTTCTTGGATTCTATAAAGTGA
- a CDS encoding OB-fold protein, whose product MKGNAPVAESSNSKEAKKEETKNYETHEVRELTDDLEANALKATEKYEGKYVELKGKLGIIDSSGEYFQIVPFDDEFGFDGVQ is encoded by the coding sequence ATTAAAGGCAATGCTCCAGTAGCTGAAAGTAGTAATAGCAAAGAAGCTAAAAAAGAGGAAACAAAAAACTACGAAACACATGAAGTTCGAGAACTTACAGACGATTTAGAAGCTAATGCTTTAAAAGCTACAGAAAAATATGAAGGTAAATATGTAGAACTAAAAGGTAAATTAGGAATAATAGACAGTAGTGGAGAATACTTCCAAATTGTACCTTTTGATGATGAATTTGGATTTGACGGAGTACAATAG
- the thrS gene encoding threonine--tRNA ligase, whose translation MSEHKIIIDGKSCFVEEGTTGTTIFAKEKNIVALRINGELKDLCTVVKENDEVEGIDINSEDGLNILRHSCAHVLAQAVQQINPQVDLGIGPPVTDGFYYDFGNVESFTPESLKEIEKAMARIVKENQTFVRRVVTEEQACEELADQPYKLELIGLKSDANSEDNSNVEVGGAELTIYDNVRRNGEVAWKDLCRGPHLPNTKLIGNGFSLMRAAAAYWRGSEKNPQLQRIYGTAWPTKDELVAYKTRIEEALKRDHRKLGNELDLFSFPDEIGSGLAVFHPKGGIIRMEMEEYSRRRHIEDGYEFVYTPHITKGELFETSGHLQWYKEGMYPAMHMDEEYHEDGTIKKAGQDYYLKPMNCPMHNLIFRSRTRSYRELPLRLFEFGTVYRNEKSGVVHGITRARGFTQDDSHIYCTREQMRDELARLLQFVLELLKDYGLSDFYLELSTKDPEKFVGSDEIWEEATSTLEEVAKESGLELVPDPGGAAFYGPKISVQARDAIGRTWQMSTIQLDFNLPERFDLEYVDKDGQRKRPVMIHRALFGSIERFFGVLIEHYAGSFPAWLAPVQVRCVPVADTFNDYLYDIAKKLKAKGVRVEVDESDDRFGKKIRNASKDKVPFVLIAGGQDVESNAVSFRYRDGSQENQVPVEEAINRIVEAIESHRDTNVTE comes from the coding sequence GTGTCTGAACACAAAATAATAATTGATGGTAAGTCTTGTTTTGTTGAAGAAGGCACTACTGGAACTACAATTTTTGCTAAAGAAAAAAATATTGTTGCTTTACGTATCAATGGTGAACTTAAAGATTTATGCACAGTTGTGAAAGAAAATGATGAAGTCGAAGGTATTGATATAAATAGTGAAGACGGTTTGAATATATTGCGTCACTCATGCGCGCACGTTTTAGCTCAAGCTGTGCAACAAATTAATCCACAAGTTGATTTAGGAATCGGTCCACCAGTTACTGATGGTTTTTACTATGACTTTGGAAATGTGGAATCATTTACGCCAGAAAGCTTGAAAGAAATCGAAAAAGCTATGGCTCGTATTGTAAAAGAAAATCAGACTTTTGTGCGCCGTGTCGTAACTGAGGAACAAGCATGTGAAGAACTGGCTGATCAACCTTACAAACTAGAGTTAATTGGCTTGAAGTCTGACGCTAATTCTGAAGATAATAGCAATGTTGAAGTTGGTGGCGCAGAACTAACTATTTATGACAACGTGCGTCGCAACGGCGAAGTTGCTTGGAAAGACTTGTGTCGTGGTCCTCATTTGCCAAATACAAAATTAATTGGTAACGGATTTTCGCTAATGCGTGCAGCTGCTGCATACTGGCGTGGAAGTGAAAAAAATCCACAGTTGCAACGTATTTATGGTACAGCTTGGCCAACTAAGGACGAGTTAGTAGCATATAAGACTCGTATCGAAGAAGCTTTAAAACGTGATCACCGCAAACTAGGTAATGAATTAGATTTATTCTCATTCCCGGATGAAATCGGTTCAGGTCTTGCAGTGTTCCATCCAAAGGGCGGAATTATCCGCATGGAAATGGAAGAGTATTCACGTAGACGTCATATTGAAGATGGTTACGAGTTTGTTTACACTCCGCATATCACTAAAGGTGAGCTATTTGAAACTTCTGGTCACCTACAGTGGTATAAAGAAGGCATGTATCCTGCAATGCACATGGATGAAGAATACCATGAAGATGGAACTATCAAAAAAGCTGGGCAGGACTACTATTTAAAACCAATGAACTGTCCAATGCATAACTTGATTTTCCGTTCACGCACTCGTTCATATCGTGAGTTACCTTTGCGTTTGTTTGAATTTGGAACAGTGTATCGTAACGAAAAGTCTGGTGTTGTGCATGGTATTACTCGTGCTAGAGGATTTACACAAGATGACTCACACATTTACTGTACACGTGAGCAGATGCGAGATGAACTAGCTCGACTATTGCAGTTCGTTTTGGAACTATTAAAAGACTATGGTTTGAGTGATTTCTACCTAGAACTATCTACAAAAGATCCTGAAAAATTTGTAGGAAGCGATGAAATCTGGGAAGAAGCAACAAGTACTTTGGAAGAAGTTGCGAAGGAATCTGGTTTAGAATTAGTACCTGATCCAGGTGGTGCAGCTTTTTATGGGCCAAAAATTTCAGTTCAAGCACGTGATGCAATTGGTCGTACATGGCAGATGTCTACAATTCAGCTAGATTTCAACTTACCTGAAAGGTTCGACTTAGAATATGTAGACAAAGATGGTCAGCGTAAACGCCCAGTTATGATTCACCGTGCATTATTTGGTTCCATTGAGCGTTTCTTCGGTGTGTTAATTGAACACTATGCTGGTTCTTTCCCAGCTTGGCTTGCTCCAGTACAGGTTCGTTGCGTGCCGGTTGCTGATACTTTCAATGACTACCTATACGATATAGCAAAGAAACTCAAGGCTAAAGGCGTACGTGTAGAGGTTGACGAAAGTGATGACCGTTTCGGTAAGAAGATACGTAATGCTTCAAAGGACAAGGTTCCGTTCGTGCTAATTGCTGGTGGACAAGATGTTGAATCTAACGCCGTATCATTTAGGTACCGTGATGGTTCACAGGAAAATCAAGTCCCAGTAGAAGAAGCCATAAATCGTATTGTTGAAGCTATAGAAAGTCATCGTGATACTAACGTGACTGAATAG
- the dxs gene encoding 1-deoxy-D-xylulose-5-phosphate synthase, with product MHKHYKQIGSVTSPEDLKSKSNVELRHLCAQIRDFLVQNVSKTGGHLGPNLGVVELTVALHKVFNSPTDTIIFDTGHQAYVHKILTGRQDFTDLRKKNGLSGYPSRAESEHDVVENSHASTALAWADGVSRAKKLQGDDSAVIAIIGDGALTGGLAWESINNISEVKNRKLIIVVNDNGRSYAPTVGGLAKHFDSLRSNVKYENFKDGVKKHLKSIGKPGKVTYDLLHGVKEGFKDIVTPKVFFEHLGIKYVGPVDGHNLQDLEEVFIKASEFNEPIIIHAITSKGRGYTPAEQNKDDCFHAVGKIHPETGLPIVASRFGWTSVFADEIVKIGRENPSIVAITAAMLQPVGLKNFAKEFPDRTFDVGIAEAFGATFSAGLSFKGLHPVFALYSTFLNRAYDQVLFDVALHNENVTFVLDRSGITGDDGASHNGMWDMALFRSIPHIQINAPRDEKTLRLALREATSKSGATLVRYPKGNVGNDIEVVEKYNSIDILYKNADLQGFLSDSVADSKESSVSRVVVVAMGAFAGVGIELAEKIVASSGKAEHEVIVVDPRWVWPVSSDLIDIARKADLVVTLEDGLVQGGIGSGIREELANNNVFVPLKSFGIPDEFLLHQSRSEVIEEVGLEVEAIFAEIEPLLS from the coding sequence GTGCATAAACATTATAAGCAAATAGGTTCTGTTACTTCTCCAGAAGATTTAAAGTCAAAATCTAATGTTGAATTAAGACACTTATGCGCGCAAATACGTGACTTTTTAGTACAAAATGTATCCAAAACAGGAGGACATTTAGGGCCTAATCTAGGGGTAGTGGAACTAACTGTTGCGTTACATAAAGTTTTTAACTCACCTACAGATACAATAATATTTGATACGGGACATCAAGCTTACGTACATAAAATACTTACAGGTAGACAAGATTTTACAGATTTGCGTAAAAAAAACGGTTTGTCAGGGTACCCAAGTAGAGCTGAGTCAGAACACGATGTAGTTGAAAATTCTCATGCTTCCACAGCATTAGCGTGGGCTGATGGTGTTTCCAGAGCAAAGAAGCTACAAGGGGATGATTCTGCAGTAATCGCAATAATAGGAGACGGGGCTTTAACTGGCGGCTTAGCTTGGGAATCCATAAATAATATAAGTGAAGTAAAAAATAGAAAACTCATAATTGTTGTAAACGACAATGGCAGGTCTTATGCACCAACTGTTGGAGGACTGGCAAAACATTTTGACTCCTTGCGTTCAAATGTAAAATACGAAAATTTTAAAGATGGAGTCAAAAAGCATCTAAAATCTATTGGAAAACCTGGAAAAGTTACATACGACTTGCTCCACGGTGTAAAAGAAGGCTTCAAAGATATAGTTACTCCTAAAGTCTTTTTTGAACACCTAGGAATAAAATATGTAGGGCCAGTAGATGGACATAACTTACAAGACTTAGAAGAAGTCTTTATAAAAGCATCAGAGTTCAACGAACCAATCATAATTCACGCTATTACTAGTAAAGGTAGGGGATATACTCCAGCTGAGCAAAACAAAGACGACTGCTTCCATGCTGTTGGTAAAATACATCCTGAAACAGGACTTCCAATAGTTGCCTCTAGATTTGGTTGGACATCAGTATTTGCTGATGAAATTGTGAAAATTGGGCGTGAAAACCCCAGTATTGTTGCCATAACAGCTGCGATGTTACAGCCAGTTGGACTGAAAAATTTTGCTAAGGAATTTCCTGATAGAACTTTTGACGTGGGCATAGCTGAGGCTTTTGGGGCAACTTTTAGTGCCGGTTTGTCTTTTAAAGGACTGCACCCTGTTTTTGCACTGTATTCTACATTTTTGAACAGAGCTTATGATCAGGTACTATTTGATGTGGCTTTGCATAACGAAAATGTTACTTTTGTTTTAGATAGAAGTGGTATAACGGGCGATGATGGGGCTAGCCATAACGGAATGTGGGATATGGCTTTGTTTCGTTCTATTCCTCATATTCAGATAAATGCTCCTAGGGATGAAAAAACTTTGCGTTTAGCTTTGCGTGAAGCTACAAGTAAGAGTGGTGCTACTTTAGTTCGATATCCAAAAGGTAATGTCGGCAACGATATAGAAGTTGTTGAAAAATATAACAGTATAGATATTTTGTATAAGAACGCTGATTTACAGGGGTTTTTATCTGATAGTGTTGCCGATTCGAAAGAAAGCTCGGTGTCAAGAGTTGTAGTTGTAGCAATGGGGGCTTTTGCTGGTGTTGGTATAGAGTTAGCTGAAAAAATTGTTGCCTCCAGTGGAAAAGCTGAGCATGAGGTTATAGTAGTTGATCCTAGGTGGGTGTGGCCTGTTTCTTCAGATTTAATTGATATTGCGCGAAAAGCTGATTTAGTAGTTACCTTGGAAGATGGACTTGTACAAGGGGGAATCGGTAGTGGAATACGTGAAGAACTTGCTAATAACAACGTATTTGTGCCTTTGAAGTCCTTTGGTATTCCTGATGAGTTTTTGTTACATCAAAGTCGAAGTGAAGTAATTGAAGAAGTTGGCTTAGAAGTAGAGGCAATTTTTGCTGAGATTGAGCCTTTATTGTCTTAG
- the pdxS gene encoding pyridoxal 5'-phosphate synthase lyase subunit PdxS, which yields MSENNTVIGTTRVKRSMADMLKGGVIMDVVTPEQAKIAEDAGAVAVMALERVPADIRAQGGVARMSDPDLIDGIINAVNIPVMAKARIGHFVEAQVLQSLGVDYIDESEVLTPADYENHIDKWQFDVPFVCGATCLGEALRRITEGAAMIRSKGEAGTGDVSNATTHMRQIRREIRKLQNLPKDELYVAAKELQAPYELVAEVARTGKLPVVLFTAGGIATPADAAMMMQLGAEGVFVGSGIFKSGNPAERARAIVKATTFYSDPNVIADVSRGLGEAMVGINVDDIPVPHRLAERGW from the coding sequence ATGTCTGAAAATAACACAGTAATTGGTACAACAAGAGTAAAGCGATCAATGGCTGATATGTTAAAAGGTGGCGTCATTATGGACGTGGTAACACCTGAACAAGCAAAGATTGCTGAAGATGCTGGTGCAGTAGCAGTTATGGCTCTGGAAAGAGTTCCAGCAGATATTCGCGCACAAGGTGGTGTCGCACGTATGAGTGATCCAGATTTGATTGATGGTATTATTAACGCTGTAAATATCCCGGTTATGGCAAAAGCTCGTATTGGACATTTTGTTGAAGCACAAGTTCTACAATCCTTAGGTGTAGATTATATTGATGAATCAGAAGTTTTGACTCCCGCTGACTATGAAAACCACATTGATAAATGGCAATTTGATGTACCGTTTGTATGTGGTGCTACGTGTTTGGGTGAAGCACTACGTCGCATTACTGAGGGTGCAGCTATGATCCGTTCAAAGGGTGAAGCTGGTACGGGTGATGTGTCAAATGCTACTACTCATATGCGTCAGATTAGACGTGAAATTCGAAAGCTACAGAATCTACCAAAAGATGAATTGTATGTGGCAGCTAAAGAACTACAAGCTCCTTATGAACTAGTTGCTGAAGTTGCTCGTACAGGAAAACTTCCAGTAGTGTTATTTACAGCAGGTGGAATTGCAACTCCAGCAGACGCAGCAATGATGATGCAGCTCGGTGCTGAAGGTGTATTTGTTGGTTCTGGTATTTTCAAGTCAGGAAATCCAGCTGAACGTGCACGTGCAATTGTAAAAGCAACTACTTTCTATAGTGATCCAAATGTTATTGCTGATGTCTCACGTGGACTAGGTGAAGCAATGGTGGGTATCAATGTCGATGACATTCCAGTGCCACACCGTTTGGCTGAACGAGGCTGGTAA
- a CDS encoding HRDC domain-containing protein produces MKIKGKRSKTVIVKPYSPIMWVNDKNSLDKMISYIKTLSGPIAVDSERACGIRYDSDKAYLIQMKRENTIFLIDPIKTGNLKDLNEAIKNSEWVLHAADQDIPCLVKQGLIPTKIFDTEKSSRLLNYSKVSLGKMIEEKLNITLEKLHSNENWSMRPIPQKWLDYAALDVEYLIDLRDILYKELEETHKLEYALEEFEYCLDTTYPKFLERQKEKQNLQNIFHFVPGAYALSPRELAVVKELYLSRESLAKKLDTAPSSLLSTKALVQAAKTMPKSREEMVKLSLFKGAKNRPHKNRWWGAIARAKNYPEDKLPVYKAKEHKDIYPNTAWIKTYPNKYERLQIIKEISANIAEQVNTRVENIITTRDKNIIAWNLSDFPSLEEIDDVFSLCSLRNWQKNLLRNNIYKAFK; encoded by the coding sequence GTGAAAATTAAAGGTAAGCGAAGTAAGACAGTAATAGTAAAGCCTTATTCACCTATTATGTGGGTGAATGATAAAAACAGTCTAGATAAAATGATTAGCTATATCAAAACTTTATCTGGACCAATTGCCGTAGACTCTGAACGTGCCTGTGGTATTCGATACGATAGTGACAAAGCTTACCTAATACAGATGAAACGTGAAAATACTATCTTCCTTATAGATCCTATAAAAACTGGAAATTTAAAAGATTTAAATGAAGCCATAAAAAACAGTGAGTGGGTATTGCACGCTGCTGATCAAGACATTCCTTGCTTAGTCAAACAAGGATTAATACCTACAAAAATTTTCGACACCGAAAAATCTTCTAGACTCCTAAATTACTCCAAGGTCTCTCTAGGTAAAATGATAGAGGAAAAGCTCAACATAACTCTAGAAAAATTACATTCAAATGAAAACTGGTCAATGAGACCTATCCCTCAAAAATGGCTAGATTACGCAGCATTAGACGTAGAGTATTTGATTGATTTACGTGATATCTTGTATAAAGAACTGGAAGAAACACATAAGTTAGAATACGCTCTTGAAGAATTTGAATACTGTTTAGATACTACTTACCCAAAGTTCCTAGAAAGACAGAAAGAGAAACAAAATTTACAGAATATTTTCCACTTTGTACCTGGAGCTTATGCTTTGTCCCCTAGAGAATTAGCGGTTGTAAAGGAACTATATCTAAGTAGGGAAAGTCTAGCTAAAAAACTAGATACTGCCCCTTCTTCCCTACTATCTACCAAAGCCCTCGTGCAAGCAGCAAAAACTATGCCTAAATCTAGAGAAGAAATGGTCAAATTATCTTTGTTTAAGGGAGCTAAAAATCGTCCTCATAAAAATAGGTGGTGGGGAGCAATTGCTCGAGCAAAAAACTATCCAGAGGATAAACTCCCTGTGTATAAGGCTAAGGAACACAAAGATATTTATCCTAATACAGCTTGGATAAAAACCTATCCTAACAAGTACGAACGTTTACAAATAATAAAAGAAATTTCTGCCAATATTGCTGAGCAAGTAAATACTCGTGTAGAAAATATTATTACAACGAGAGATAAAAATATTATTGCTTGGAATTTATCTGACTTTCCATCTCTAGAAGAAATAGATGACGTATTCAGCTTATGTTCCTTACGAAATTGGCAAAAAAACTTGCTTAGAAATAATATTTATAAAGCTTTCAAATAA
- a CDS encoding NUDIX hydrolase translates to MQKDVVPDRIAGRVIPMTLDGEVLLIKGHDADNLDYSWWFTVGGGTKEKETVSQCAVRELYEETGIKLQSCNDLMKLLIVREGKFSFTRHTVYQRDYIYIALLDEKISINTTNFTLNEKNVIDDVKWWNISELYKNVIEGKITLYPYKLEEILMSVHQKLLQKLNETSIGKENKKLLLKNLDTWEINDYDNSVKVCK, encoded by the coding sequence ATGCAAAAAGATGTAGTTCCCGATAGAATAGCTGGCCGTGTAATTCCTATGACTCTTGACGGAGAAGTTTTGCTTATAAAAGGTCATGATGCGGATAATTTAGACTATAGCTGGTGGTTTACAGTTGGCGGTGGAACGAAGGAAAAAGAAACCGTATCACAGTGTGCTGTACGTGAATTGTATGAGGAAACTGGTATAAAATTACAATCTTGTAACGATTTAATGAAACTACTTATAGTTAGAGAGGGTAAGTTTTCTTTCACTAGGCATACAGTGTATCAGCGTGACTATATTTATATTGCTTTACTTGATGAAAAAATTAGTATAAATACTACTAACTTTACTTTGAACGAGAAAAACGTTATTGATGATGTTAAATGGTGGAATATAAGTGAGTTATATAAAAACGTTATTGAAGGAAAAATAACTTTATATCCTTATAAACTAGAGGAAATACTTATGTCTGTGCATCAAAAATTACTTCAAAAACTAAATGAAACTTCTATTGGTAAAGAAAATAAAAAACTACTACTCAAAAACTTAGACACTTGGGAAATAAATGACTATGACAATAGCGTTAAAGTTTGTAAATAA